In Thermodesulfobacteriota bacterium, a single window of DNA contains:
- a CDS encoding type II toxin-antitoxin system HicB family antitoxin: MLVKIEAYHDGELWCARGIGEDIFTQGETFDQLIENIKEAVALHFEGAESLPDVLLLSEVKLSSVASATS; the protein is encoded by the coding sequence GTGCTAGTAAAAATCGAAGCCTATCATGACGGTGAGCTCTGGTGTGCAAGAGGGATAGGGGAGGATATCTTTACTCAGGGAGAAACCTTTGATCAACTCATTGAAAACATAAAAGAGGCCGTCGCTCTCCACTTTGAAGGTGCTGAATCACTACCGGATGTGTTGTTACTTTCGGAGGTGAAGCTAAGCAGTGTCGCGTCTGCCACAAGTTAG
- a CDS encoding type II toxin-antitoxin system HicA family toxin, giving the protein MSRLPQVSGAQVARLLQSLGYQFVRQRGSHARYSLTTHLGTHNITIPMHKVIAKGTLNDILTQVSMWTGMPKDELIKRL; this is encoded by the coding sequence GTGTCGCGTCTGCCACAAGTTAGCGGTGCCCAGGTTGCTCGCTTGCTTCAAAGTCTTGGCTACCAATTTGTACGCCAACGCGGTAGCCATGCACGTTATTCGCTGACTACGCATTTGGGCACACACAATATCACCATTCCTATGCACAAAGTGATTGCAAAGGGTACTTTGAATGACATATTAACTCAGGTAAGCATGTGGACAGGAATGCCTAAAGATGAATTGATTAAACGTTTGTGA
- a CDS encoding DNA-processing protein DprA, with protein sequence MNIKYISKDDLIYPSELKSYMGGQAPQSIIALGNLDILRQKKLALFCSVKCPGSLILKTYDLAQSLRQAGISVIGGFHSPIERECLSILLRGTEPIVICPARDIEGMRMPRQYKQPLMEGRLLFLSPFTKSQHRATVQTATYRNLFVAALASSIFIAYAEPNSKTEQFCRDVFTWQKPLYTLDNEANRNLIELGAKPVSLNDIHNWI encoded by the coding sequence ATGAACATTAAGTATATAAGTAAGGATGACCTAATCTATCCTTCCGAGCTAAAAAGCTATATGGGCGGCCAAGCCCCTCAGTCAATCATTGCCCTGGGCAATCTCGATATTCTTAGGCAAAAAAAATTAGCTTTATTCTGCTCAGTCAAATGCCCGGGCAGCCTGATTCTTAAAACCTATGACCTTGCGCAGTCTTTAAGACAGGCCGGTATTTCGGTCATTGGTGGCTTCCATTCGCCAATCGAGCGCGAATGCCTGAGTATTCTCCTGCGGGGCACCGAGCCTATAGTCATCTGTCCGGCACGGGACATCGAGGGAATGCGAATGCCGAGGCAGTATAAACAACCACTTATGGAAGGACGGCTACTGTTTTTGTCTCCTTTTACTAAAAGTCAGCATCGTGCCACGGTGCAAACGGCGACTTACCGTAATTTGTTCGTGGCCGCGTTAGCTAGTTCCATATTTATTGCCTACGCCGAACCGAATAGTAAAACGGAACAATTTTGCCGTGATGTTTTTACTTGGCAAAAACCGTTATATACATTAGATAATGAGGCAAATAGGAACCTCATCGAACTCGGTGCAAAACCAGTCAGTTTGAATGACATCCATAATTGGATATGA